A window of Drosophila subobscura isolate 14011-0131.10 chromosome E, UCBerk_Dsub_1.0, whole genome shotgun sequence contains these coding sequences:
- the LOC117890312 gene encoding uncharacterized protein LOC117890312, whose product MSSSDESPAAGGDGGDGAGSGGTAGSTTAGAALMMASPWLTVAAAAAYTTTAMWAKLRDLGIFKSLRGRKAAAAAAAAPSVATDAEDSSLEVQQREEEEGLGPDRILEMSPIDC is encoded by the coding sequence ATGTCTTCCTCTGATGAATCCCCCGCTGCAGGTGGCGATGGTGGTGATGGAGCTGGATCCGGTGGAACCGCGGGCTCGACCACGGCTGGTGCCGCCTTGATGATGGCCAGCCCTTGGCTGACAgtggccgctgccgccgcctacACCACCACTGCCATGTGGGCCAAGCTGCGTGACTTGGGGATCTTCAAGAGTTTGCGTGGGCGCaaggcagctgccgctgccgctgccgcaccTTCGGTGGCTACTGACGCTGAGGACTCTTCGCTTGAGGTGCAGCAGCGTGAAGAAGAGGAGGGTCTGGGACCCGATCGAATACTCGAGATGTCGCCCATTGACTGTTAA